A window of Vigna unguiculata cultivar IT97K-499-35 chromosome 4, ASM411807v1, whole genome shotgun sequence contains these coding sequences:
- the LOC114180883 gene encoding putative F-box/LRR-repeat protein At3g28410, whose amino-acid sequence MVDLKTKTNKNQKTGREKEDERDMLSELPDDVLLHIMHFMNTKTAVGTSLLSKRWNNVWKCLTTLCFSLSDFKTLASYDQFVNHIVSQRDTSIGLHRLDFEACDIKEELLHLVPPLLHDVPHLSIHLHTRSLNMFNYSIPFLFFSHSLTSLTLSIDRSRRIFILPQPIQLPALRTLNLTNVGFVVMDSDECVEPFSSCLVLDSLVLEWCYLTNPWKVLSISNPNLSRCTMKRYSFRLLLSTPNLTYLAIGKSMFPCEVSSTCDLALLQEADIDITCDSHAIVLRLLKMLSYVKILTLSEPVLKTILLGVLEDESFQHPSIQTPRILPPRFVRLQTLKGENIQQTVVLMKYLLQNSQLTEVEVINF is encoded by the exons aTGGTAGATTTGAAGACAAAAACCAACAAGAACCAGAAAACTggaagagagaaagaagatgAGAGGGACATGCTCAGTGAGTTGCCTGACGATGTTCTTCTCCACATTATGCATTTCATGAACACAAAAACCGCAGTTGGAACCTCTCTCTTATCGAAACGATGGAACAACGTTTGGAAATGTCTCACCACTCTCTGTTTCAGTCTCAGCGACTTCAAAACCCTCGCCAGCTACGACCAATTTGTGAACCACATTGTCTCCCAGAGAGACACTTCCATTGGTTTGCATCGTCTTGATTTCGAAGCATGCGACATAAAAGAAGAGCTTCTCCACCTTGTCCCTCCTCTTCTGCATGATGTGCCACATTTGAGTATCCATCTCCATACCCGTTCTCTAAACATGTTTAATTATTCAATACCTTTCCTCTTTTTCTCACACTCTCTCACATCTCTCACTCTTTCAATCGATCGGAGTCGTCGAATCTTTATTCTTCCACAACCTATACAACTACCGGCGCTCAGAACCTTGAATCTCACCAATGTCGGTTTCGTCGTGATGGACAGTGATGAGTGCGTTGAACCCTTTTCTTCGTGTTTGGTCTTGGACAGTTTGGTCCTTGAGTGGTGTTATCTGACAAACCCTTGGAAAGTCCTCAGCATATCAAATCCCAACCTTTCTCGTTGCACCATGAAAAGGTACTCCTTCAGGCTTCTACTTTCTACTCCAAATCTCACCTATCTCGCTATCGGAAAATCAATGTTCCCTTGTGAGGTCTCTTCCACGTGTGATCTTGCACTTCTTCAAGAAGCCGACATTGACATCACTTGTGATTCTCATGCAATCGTTCTAAGGTTGCTGAAAATGTTGTCCTATGTAAAGATATTGACACTCTCTGAGCCTGTCCTTAAAACAATACTACTT GGGGTGCTAGAAGATGAAAGTTTTCAACATCCAAGTATTCAAACTCCACGAATTCTACCTCCGCGCTTTGTTAGATTGCAGACATTGAAGGGGGAAAACATTCAACAGACAGTAGTTTTGATGAAGTACTTACTTCAAAACTCTCAACTCACCGAAGTTGAGGTCATAAATTTTTGA